The following coding sequences lie in one Mesorhizobium sp. NZP2298 genomic window:
- a CDS encoding cytochrome b, which produces MHPTYTSSQKAIHWAVFLLVIGLYGLTYVEEVFPRGDPGRALVWWLHISFGLLLFALVVIRVGLRLTLGTPGLPQEMSPLERSAAKVAHLLLYALLVAIPVLGIVLTWYRGDALSFFGLFTIPAPVSPDRDTARFIREMHSLCANSILILAGVHAAAALWHHFIRKDDVLKRMLPESAP; this is translated from the coding sequence ATGCACCCCACCTACACAAGCTCGCAGAAAGCCATTCACTGGGCAGTGTTCCTGCTGGTCATCGGCCTTTATGGCTTGACCTACGTCGAGGAGGTTTTTCCGCGCGGCGATCCGGGGCGGGCGCTCGTCTGGTGGCTGCATATTTCGTTCGGCTTGCTGCTTTTCGCGCTTGTCGTCATCCGTGTCGGCCTGCGGCTGACGCTGGGGACGCCCGGTCTGCCGCAGGAAATGTCACCGCTTGAACGAAGTGCGGCCAAAGTCGCGCACCTCCTGCTTTACGCTCTCCTGGTGGCGATTCCGGTGCTCGGCATCGTGCTGACCTGGTACAGGGGCGATGCCCTGAGTTTCTTCGGTCTCTTCACCATCCCGGCCCCGGTCTCGCCGGATCGTGACACGGCCCGGTTTATCAGGGAGATGCACAGCCTCTGTGCCAATTCGATCCTCATACTTGCCGGAGTGCATGCGGCGGCGGCGCTGTGGCACCATTTCATCCGCAAGGATGACGTGCTCAAGCGAATGCTGCCGGAAAGTGCGCCCTGA
- a CDS encoding UBP-type zinc finger domain-containing protein, whose amino-acid sequence MADECKHAAGIKDVTPSALGCEECLKSGSWWVHLRLCRTCGHVGCCDDSPNRHATKHFHATSHPIIEGYDPPEGWGWCYVDEVFLDLGDRTTPQNGPIPRFY is encoded by the coding sequence ATGGCGGACGAATGCAAGCATGCGGCTGGGATCAAGGACGTCACGCCGAGCGCGCTCGGTTGCGAGGAATGCCTGAAGAGCGGCTCGTGGTGGGTGCATCTGCGACTCTGCCGCACCTGCGGCCATGTCGGCTGTTGCGACGACTCGCCCAACCGCCACGCGACGAAACATTTTCACGCCACCAGCCATCCTATCATCGAGGGCTATGATCCGCCGGAAGGCTGGGGCTGGTGCTATGTCGACGAGGTTTTTCTCGACCTCGGCGACCGCACCACGCCGCAGAACGGTCCGATCCCGCGCTTCTATTGA